The genomic region GTAAGATTTCTCTTTCGCTCGGCAAATCATCAAAGAAAAAATAATACAAATCCCCTGAAGCGTAGCTACGCCCAGAGGTGAGAGGAGCTTATTATGGCAGAAAAAATCGTCAATATTGCGGATTCGGTAACGGTTGGCGAGTTGGCCGAAACTCTGGGGTTGTCAGTAACTACGCTGATTGGTGAATTGTTTAAGAACGGAATCGCTGCGACAATTAATCAGCGACTAGATTTTGAGACTGCACAGATTATTGTTGAAGAATTGGGGCTGGATGTGCAGCTGAAACGGAAGACGGTTTCAGCAGAAATCCATCACCATGCGCACAAATTGTCAGATAAGGCAGTTCCTCGTCCGCCAATTGTGGCTGTGATGGGGCATGTTGACCACGGTAAAACGAGTTTGCTAGATGCGATTCTTGATAAGAAAACAGCGGCTAGTGAAGCTGGAGGAATTACTCAGCATATTAGCGCTTATCAAGCTCAGCGTAACGGACGGACTATCACTTTATTGGACACTCCAGGTCACGAGGCTTTTGCGGCGCTAAGGCAGCACGGAGCTACATTGACCGATGTGGTGATTATCGTGGTGGCGGCGGATGATGGAGTTAAGCCTCAGACTGTTGAAGCTATTCGATTTGCCAGGTCAGCTAACGCTAAAATTGTGGTGGCAATTAATAAGATTGATAAAGAGGCGGCTAATCCGCAACTAGTAAAGACTCAATTGGCGTCTGAACATGGCTTGAATCCTGAAGAATGGGGTGGCGACACTGTGATGGTTGAGGTTAGTGCAAAAACTGGTCAGAACTTAGACAAGCTTTTGGATATGGTTTTGTTGGTGGCGGATATGGAAGATTTACGTGCGGATGAAGATGTTCCTGCTGAAGGTTTGGTTATTGAGGCGCACATGGAAACTGGTCGTGGTGCCGTGGTTGGTTTATTGGTGGAAAATGGTCATTTGAGACCTGGTCATTATTTGGTTGCTGGGACGGCTTACGGGCGAGTCCGAACGCTTCAAGATTTCCGTGGTAAAACCGTTAAAGATGCCGGTCCAAGTATGCCAGTGAATATGACCGGATTTAAGGAATTGCCACAATTCGGTGATGGATTTGAGATTGCGAAGAGCGAAAAAGAAGCTCGCAATTTGGCGCAAAAGGCTAAAATTGAACAGGAGAGAATGGCAGCCACAACCAATGTTACTGGCGCAGATATTCTTAAGATGATGAATCGGAAACTTGATGCGGAAGAATTTAACGTAATCGTTAAGGCCGATGTTCAGGGTTCGGTAACGTCTGTGGTTGATAGTTTGAAGCTGATTGATACGAATGGCGAAGTTGAGCTCCATGTTGTTGGAACTGGTGTTGGCAATATTTCTGAGAACGATATTCATTTGGCGGTCGGTGAAAATACGGTGATTTATGGCTTTAATGTCGATTTGCCACCAGCAGTTAAGCGATTAGCGGCGCGTGAACATGTGGAAGTACGGATTTTTAAGGTAATTTATGAACTATTGGATGACGCTAAGGCTTCAATGGAGGCTTTGCTAGCGCCAGAAATCGTTGAAACTGAAATTGGTGAGCTGGAAATTAAGGGCGTATTTAGGACGATGCGCGAAGAAGTGATTGCCGGCGGTGAAGTGAAGCGCGGTAAAGTCGCTAAGGACTTGCTGGCGCGCGTAAAACGTGGCGGAGAGCAAATTGCTGAAGTGGAAGTTTCTTCTGTGCAGCGTCAGCAACAAGAGGCAAAAGAGGTCTTTGAAGGCGAAATGTGCGGACTGAGTCTTAGGACAAAGAAAAAAATTACCTTAGAAATTGGCGACAAGCTGGAGTTCTTTACTAGGGAATTAGTGAAGAAAACTCTGGGGTAGACTGTTCTAAGTATTGACTTTTTTGTGTATTTATGATAGTATCTTAAGTATACATAAGTTTATTGCCATTCTGCGCACAGAAGGCGAAAGGAAACCACCACAAAATGAGCGAAACACCTAAAGTTCAGCCTAATCCTAATGGAGAACCGTCTCCTGAAAAAAGAGATAATCTGTTTACAAAAGCTGCACGAAAATTAGGAGAAGTTGCATTATATACTTGGAGAGTAGTGACCGGCAGGGATTCTGGCG from Candidatus Nanosynbacter sp. HMT-352 harbors:
- the infB gene encoding translation initiation factor IF-2, producing MAEKIVNIADSVTVGELAETLGLSVTTLIGELFKNGIAATINQRLDFETAQIIVEELGLDVQLKRKTVSAEIHHHAHKLSDKAVPRPPIVAVMGHVDHGKTSLLDAILDKKTAASEAGGITQHISAYQAQRNGRTITLLDTPGHEAFAALRQHGATLTDVVIIVVAADDGVKPQTVEAIRFARSANAKIVVAINKIDKEAANPQLVKTQLASEHGLNPEEWGGDTVMVEVSAKTGQNLDKLLDMVLLVADMEDLRADEDVPAEGLVIEAHMETGRGAVVGLLVENGHLRPGHYLVAGTAYGRVRTLQDFRGKTVKDAGPSMPVNMTGFKELPQFGDGFEIAKSEKEARNLAQKAKIEQERMAATTNVTGADILKMMNRKLDAEEFNVIVKADVQGSVTSVVDSLKLIDTNGEVELHVVGTGVGNISENDIHLAVGENTVIYGFNVDLPPAVKRLAAREHVEVRIFKVIYELLDDAKASMEALLAPEIVETEIGELEIKGVFRTMREEVIAGGEVKRGKVAKDLLARVKRGGEQIAEVEVSSVQRQQQEAKEVFEGEMCGLSLRTKKKITLEIGDKLEFFTRELVKKTLG